CAGGTTTCTTTTTTTCCATCCTCCTCATGCTTCCATGTCATAACTATTCTCAGGTTTGCGTCCCTATCTGACTTGGTGATTACAGCCTTACCATCTGTGGTGAAAAGGATATTAAAGCCCATCTGAATCTGAGAAGGCCCCCGCTCTAAAGAGACTTCCTCAACGGTATCTGCAACCATTTTCGAAAACTCTTTAATAAGAAGCATCGCATTGTTAATCGAACTTATTGACTTTTCTTCCACAGCTTTTGAAGATAATACCGCCATTTTTATAGTGC
This window of the Methanosarcina mazei S-6 genome carries:
- a CDS encoding CU044_2847 family protein — translated: MNLKSIIDKDKSDNKDENQDSCKETAKVRTILAELGHAPGTGTIKMAVLSSKAVEEKSISSINNAMLLIKEFSKMVADTVEEVSLERGPSQIQMGFNILFTTDGKAVITKSDRDANLRIVMTWKHEEDGKKETC